A region of Bacteroidota bacterium DNA encodes the following proteins:
- a CDS encoding D-alanine--D-alanine ligase, with protein MTIGLVYDRFGDTPPPPGAPPDWDAEYEPEETVAALEAAVRALGHTPVRIGSARALLDRMPDLLTGTLRLDAAITIAESYGSRNREAHAPVLLELAGVPCLGSDALALSVSLDKALTKTFARAAGVATPDWRVVREPSDLEPFDLVFPVFVKPRYEGTAKGIAPSSRCDDLAALRVEVERQQALYGQDLLVEQFVEGAEFTVAVVGSDPPEGEGWEALPVLQRAVERTTGIGLHALERYEDAAAPFAYDLPGGLDADLEARLHADTLAVVRALDARDFARADFRVDAEGRVWFLEVNTLPTFAPDGTFAIIAALMGQSYETLLAEVLARGLRRLGVE; from the coding sequence GTGACCATCGGCCTCGTCTACGACCGCTTCGGCGACACGCCGCCGCCGCCCGGCGCTCCACCCGACTGGGACGCAGAGTACGAGCCCGAGGAGACCGTCGCCGCGCTCGAAGCGGCGGTGCGAGCGCTCGGTCATACGCCTGTCCGCATCGGCTCCGCGCGGGCGCTCCTCGACCGGATGCCGGACCTGCTCACCGGTACGCTGCGCCTCGACGCCGCGATCACGATTGCCGAGAGCTACGGCAGCCGCAACCGTGAGGCGCACGCGCCGGTGCTGCTCGAACTCGCGGGCGTGCCGTGCCTGGGCTCCGACGCGCTCGCGCTCTCGGTGTCGCTCGACAAGGCACTCACGAAGACGTTCGCCCGCGCCGCTGGTGTCGCTACGCCGGACTGGCGCGTCGTCCGTGAGCCGTCGGATCTGGAACCGTTCGATCTCGTTTTCCCTGTCTTCGTGAAGCCCCGCTACGAGGGCACGGCTAAGGGCATCGCGCCATCGAGCCGCTGTGACGACCTCGCCGCGCTCCGTGTCGAAGTCGAGCGGCAGCAGGCGCTCTATGGGCAGGACCTCCTCGTGGAGCAGTTCGTCGAGGGGGCCGAGTTCACGGTCGCGGTGGTCGGTAGCGATCCGCCCGAAGGCGAGGGCTGGGAGGCACTGCCGGTGCTCCAACGCGCCGTCGAGCGAACAACGGGCATCGGCCTGCACGCGCTGGAGCGATATGAGGACGCGGCGGCACCTTTTGCCTATGACCTCCCAGGCGGCCTCGACGCCGACCTCGAAGCGCGCCTCCATGCTGACACACTCGCCGTCGTCCGCGCCCTCGACGCCCGCGACTTCGCCCGCGCCGACTTCCGCGTCGATGCCGAGGGCCGCGTCTGGTTTCTCGAAGTCAACACGTTGCCCACTTTTGCACCGGACGGCACGTTTGCCATCATTGCGGCGCTGATGGGGCAGTCGTACGAGACGCTCCTTGCGGAGGTGCTAGCGCGTGGGCTGCGGCGGCTCGGGGTCGAGTGA
- a CDS encoding site-2 protease family protein, translating to METSPRPDQRSAADHGLLVNYDAALQQKQRDRYGLHLGLFLLTFAACTFMGSIWVGRAALYPEGGWLAFGEPGWWTLAMDGLAYAVPLLLFLTCHEFGHYLAARYHRIDVSLPYYIPLPDFGALGIFFHFGTMGAVIRIREPLRRLNHLFDVGIAGPLAGFVVTLGALIYALLTLPGPEYLLGVGGPAHEALVQAWQGTGVAPPPSPSGTGFPTIVFGETLLISLLADVVPNFPPMHEIYHYPVLFAAWIGLFFTALNLLPVGQLDGGHITFALFGDRWHRIIARATVFLMILSGGLGFVDEIPLMFQLGFGWSAQLANVAVWALLSGVLYLFLNRMFDRVLRLAAPALIAVTLAIALGSRVPGLTEAFGFWFWLVWVALIVYLIRIEHPPVLIPEPLSPRRRLLGYASLLIFPLCFTFTPIYLL from the coding sequence TTGGAAACATCTCCCCGCCCCGACCAGAGATCGGCCGCCGACCACGGGCTGCTCGTCAACTACGACGCCGCGCTCCAGCAGAAGCAGCGCGACCGCTACGGGCTGCACCTCGGCCTTTTTTTACTGACGTTCGCGGCCTGCACCTTCATGGGTAGCATTTGGGTCGGGCGCGCTGCGCTCTATCCTGAGGGCGGCTGGCTGGCATTCGGCGAACCTGGATGGTGGACGCTCGCCATGGACGGGCTGGCCTATGCCGTGCCGCTGCTGCTCTTCCTGACGTGCCACGAGTTCGGGCACTACCTCGCCGCGCGCTACCACCGCATCGACGTCTCGCTGCCGTACTACATCCCGCTGCCTGACTTCGGTGCGCTCGGCATCTTCTTCCACTTCGGGACAATGGGCGCGGTCATCCGCATCCGCGAGCCGCTGCGGCGGCTGAACCACCTGTTCGATGTCGGCATCGCGGGACCGCTTGCCGGGTTCGTGGTCACCCTCGGTGCACTGATCTACGCGCTCCTGACGCTGCCGGGCCCGGAGTACCTCCTCGGCGTGGGCGGCCCGGCACATGAGGCGCTGGTGCAGGCCTGGCAGGGGACCGGCGTGGCGCCGCCGCCATCGCCCAGTGGCACCGGCTTCCCAACCATCGTCTTCGGCGAGACGTTGCTGATTAGCCTGCTCGCGGACGTGGTGCCCAACTTCCCGCCGATGCACGAGATCTACCACTACCCCGTGCTTTTCGCGGCGTGGATCGGGCTCTTTTTCACCGCACTCAACCTGCTTCCGGTTGGGCAACTCGATGGCGGGCACATCACCTTCGCGCTCTTCGGCGACCGCTGGCACCGCATCATCGCCCGGGCGACGGTCTTCCTGATGATTCTCTCCGGCGGGCTCGGCTTCGTGGACGAGATCCCGCTGATGTTCCAACTCGGCTTCGGCTGGTCGGCGCAGCTCGCGAACGTGGCGGTGTGGGCGCTGCTCTCGGGCGTGCTCTACCTGTTCCTCAACCGCATGTTCGACCGCGTCCTGCGGCTCGCTGCGCCCGCGTTGATCGCGGTGACGCTCGCCATCGCGCTCGGCTCGCGCGTACCGGGGCTGACCGAGGCGTTCGGCTTCTGGTTCTGGCTCGTCTGGGTGGCGCTCATCGTCTATCTCATCCGGATTGAGCACCCGCCTGTGCTGATCCCGGAGCCGCTCTCGCCGCGCCGCCGCCTGCTCGGCTACGCGAGCCTGCTCATCTTCCCGCTCTGCTTCACCTTCACGCCGATCTATCTGCTGTAG
- a CDS encoding pyridoxal phosphate-dependent aminotransferase, with protein MPALTDLNPRVAAMQPSATMAISGRAKELKRQGRPVIALSAGEPDFPTPRPVCEAAVRAIRDGHHGYTANPGMADLREAIAEKLRRDNGLTYDPATEIVCCSGGKQAIAETVLAVCRPGDEVLVPAPFWVSYPEQARLAGATPVIVDTSPADGYLMSPEALEAAITDKTRLLVFNSPSNPTGAVYSPDQIEAIAMVLRRHPHVLVLSDEIYEYVVYDAEHVSIAACEGMRDRTIVVNGHSKGFAMTGWRLGYLAAPAWIAKACAKIQGQFTSAPCVITQHAGLAAYRMYADEPNCLDGMIAAFRRRRDYVLGRLRAMPGVTCPTPEGAFYVFPDISAHLGKNAPTDTVINDSTALCLYLLEHHNVAAVPGTAFGAPYGLRLSYAASDDDLRVALDRIEMGLNELG; from the coding sequence ATGCCTGCCCTCACCGACCTCAACCCGCGCGTCGCGGCCATGCAGCCCTCGGCCACGATGGCCATCTCGGGCCGTGCCAAGGAACTCAAGCGCCAGGGCCGCCCCGTGATTGCGCTCTCGGCGGGCGAGCCCGACTTTCCGACGCCGCGCCCGGTCTGCGAGGCGGCCGTGCGCGCGATCCGCGACGGGCACCACGGCTACACCGCCAACCCCGGCATGGCCGACCTCCGCGAGGCCATCGCCGAGAAGCTGCGCCGCGACAACGGGCTCACCTACGACCCCGCCACGGAGATCGTCTGCTGCAGCGGCGGCAAGCAGGCCATCGCCGAGACCGTGCTGGCCGTGTGCCGACCCGGTGACGAGGTGCTCGTGCCCGCGCCGTTCTGGGTGAGCTACCCCGAGCAAGCCCGCCTCGCCGGCGCCACGCCCGTGATCGTGGACACGTCGCCCGCCGATGGCTACCTGATGAGCCCTGAGGCGCTGGAGGCAGCCATCACGGACAAGACGCGGCTTCTGGTCTTCAATTCGCCCTCGAACCCGACGGGCGCGGTCTACAGCCCCGACCAGATCGAAGCCATCGCGATGGTGCTGCGTCGCCACCCGCACGTGCTCGTGCTCTCGGATGAGATCTACGAGTATGTGGTCTACGACGCCGAGCACGTCTCCATCGCCGCGTGCGAGGGCATGCGCGACCGCACGATCGTGGTGAACGGCCACTCGAAGGGCTTCGCGATGACCGGCTGGCGGCTGGGCTACCTCGCCGCGCCCGCGTGGATCGCAAAGGCCTGCGCCAAGATCCAGGGCCAGTTCACGAGCGCGCCGTGCGTCATCACGCAGCACGCCGGGCTCGCCGCCTACCGGATGTACGCCGACGAGCCCAACTGCCTCGACGGGATGATCGCCGCCTTCCGCCGCCGCCGCGACTACGTCCTCGGCCGCCTGCGCGCGATGCCGGGCGTGACGTGCCCCACGCCCGAGGGCGCGTTCTACGTCTTCCCCGACATCTCGGCACATCTCGGCAAGAACGCCCCGACGGATACGGTCATCAATGACTCGACGGCGCTCTGCCTCTACCTGCTGGAGCATCACAACGTCGCTGCCGTGCCCGGCACCGCCTTCGGCGCGCCCTACGGCCTCCGCCTCTCCTACGCCGCCAGCGACGACGACCTCCGCGTCGCCCTCGACCGGATCGAGATGGGGCTGAACGAGTTGGGGTGA
- the bshC gene encoding bacillithiol biosynthesis cysteine-adding enzyme BshC — MTYARLDGFTDLFCAYASGDEALLAHYARAPYNLVARATAAEEAADHPRDRDALADILLDQNRRWYTEDGTAWDAARANIEALRDGETAAVVTGQQLGLFGGPLYTLYKTLTALQLARQMTEETDRRVVPVFWLEGEDHDFAEIRALTVTHRNELQRIVYDDGAAPHADRGAVGRLVLTDAVTTALDALEEALLPTEFREALMAKVRAAYAPGTSVLDAFGRLMVALLGDLEAPSGLVFIADDDVRLHRLVTPLFRAELEDPAATLDAMAQASDALRADFHAQVTPMPVNLFYLTDDARTAIDPLEGPDGEPDPSGASGFRLRGTEQTFTQAELIAELEAHPERFSPNVVLRPLTQDSLLPTAAYVAGPGEVAYFAQYRGIYERFGVPMPVVYPRASATLVEGKIQKVLDRYGLALPDLQGDLHVLHRRLALAAADADLGAAFGDAQRCLHQSINSLKPLIESIDKGLVSSAEATRAALQKEFAKLKDRIERAQKRNEDVILDHLEKAAVGLVPGGKLQERSLSALYFLNKYGPALLHRWHAELPLDTSQHAVWEV, encoded by the coding sequence GTGACCTACGCCCGCCTCGACGGCTTCACCGACCTCTTCTGTGCCTATGCCTCCGGGGACGAGGCCCTGCTGGCGCACTACGCCCGCGCGCCCTACAATCTCGTGGCACGCGCGACCGCTGCCGAAGAAGCTGCCGACCACCCGCGCGACCGGGACGCCCTCGCTGATATCCTCCTCGACCAGAACCGCCGCTGGTACACAGAGGACGGCACGGCCTGGGACGCAGCACGCGCCAACATCGAAGCGCTGCGCGATGGCGAGACCGCAGCCGTGGTGACGGGGCAGCAGCTCGGGCTCTTCGGCGGACCGCTCTACACGCTCTACAAGACGCTCACGGCGCTCCAACTCGCGCGGCAGATGACCGAGGAGACCGACCGCCGCGTGGTGCCGGTCTTTTGGCTCGAAGGCGAGGACCACGACTTCGCCGAGATCCGCGCGCTCACGGTGACCCACCGTAACGAGCTGCAGCGGATCGTCTACGACGACGGCGCCGCCCCGCACGCAGACCGCGGAGCCGTCGGGCGGCTCGTACTGACCGATGCGGTGACGACAGCGCTGGACGCGTTGGAGGAGGCGCTGCTCCCGACCGAGTTCCGCGAAGCGCTCATGGCGAAGGTGCGCGCCGCCTACGCCCCCGGCACGTCGGTCCTCGACGCCTTCGGGCGGCTGATGGTGGCGCTGCTCGGCGACCTGGAGGCGCCCTCGGGCCTCGTCTTCATCGCCGACGACGATGTGCGGCTGCACCGGCTTGTGACGCCGCTCTTCCGCGCCGAGTTGGAGGACCCCGCCGCGACGCTCGACGCGATGGCGCAGGCCAGCGATGCCCTTCGTGCCGACTTCCACGCACAGGTCACGCCGATGCCGGTGAACCTGTTCTATCTCACCGACGACGCCCGCACGGCCATCGACCCCCTTGAGGGCCCTGACGGCGAACCCGACCCCTCAGGCGCGAGCGGCTTCCGGTTGCGCGGGACCGAGCAGACGTTCACCCAGGCTGAGTTGATCGCCGAGTTGGAGGCGCACCCGGAGCGGTTCAGCCCCAACGTCGTGCTCCGACCGCTCACGCAGGACAGCCTGCTCCCGACGGCCGCCTACGTTGCCGGGCCGGGCGAGGTCGCCTACTTCGCACAGTACCGCGGCATCTACGAGCGCTTCGGCGTGCCGATGCCGGTCGTCTACCCGCGCGCGAGCGCGACGCTCGTGGAAGGCAAGATCCAGAAGGTGCTCGACCGCTACGGCCTCGCCCTCCCCGATCTCCAGGGCGACCTCCACGTGCTCCACCGCCGTCTCGCTCTCGCCGCCGCCGACGCCGACCTCGGGGCCGCCTTCGGCGACGCGCAGCGCTGCCTCCACCAGTCGATCAACTCGCTCAAGCCGCTCATCGAGTCCATCGACAAGGGCCTCGTGTCCAGCGCCGAGGCGACGCGCGCGGCACTCCAGAAGGAATTCGCCAAGCTCAAGGACCGCATCGAACGCGCCCAGAAGCGCAACGAGGACGTCATCCTCGACCACCTCGAAAAAGCCGCGGTTGGCCTCGTGCCCGGCGGAAAGCTGCAGGAGCGCAGCCTCTCGGCGCTTTACTTCCTCAACAAGTACGGCCCCGCGCTCCTCCACCGCTGGCACGCCGAACTGCCGCTCGATACGTCCCAGCATGCCGTTTGGGAGGTATGA
- a CDS encoding HD domain-containing protein has protein sequence MFSPLIERAVELAAEWHDGTYRKSRWRPAVFEVPQVEVGEPVAVLRVPVMAHVTAVALTVQRAGWDDETIAAAFLHDTIEDANRYGQGLSYEQLAAATTPGVADRVLAVTEPKKAESGRFLPWQVRKETYVQQLADGTDEAAAISLADKLHNLWTMNQGLACGRDIFTRARHADGSLRGLSAGPAQQQWYFSAVLDATAHFSDKRLDPQRIRLREEMSRFDELLAERG, from the coding sequence ATGTTCAGTCCTCTCATTGAGCGCGCCGTCGAACTCGCGGCGGAGTGGCACGACGGCACCTACCGCAAGAGCCGCTGGCGGCCGGCCGTGTTCGAGGTACCGCAGGTCGAGGTGGGCGAGCCCGTCGCCGTGCTGCGGGTCCCCGTGATGGCCCACGTCACCGCGGTCGCGCTCACGGTGCAGCGCGCTGGCTGGGACGACGAGACCATAGCCGCCGCCTTCCTCCACGACACCATCGAGGACGCCAACCGCTACGGGCAAGGCCTCAGCTACGAGCAACTCGCCGCCGCGACGACGCCCGGCGTTGCCGACCGGGTCCTCGCCGTGACCGAGCCGAAGAAGGCCGAGAGCGGGCGCTTCCTACCGTGGCAGGTGCGCAAGGAAACGTATGTGCAGCAACTCGCCGACGGCACCGACGAGGCCGCCGCGATCTCGCTCGCCGACAAGCTGCACAACCTCTGGACGATGAACCAAGGGCTCGCGTGCGGCCGCGACATCTTCACCCGGGCGCGCCATGCCGACGGCTCGCTGCGCGGCCTCTCAGCCGGACCGGCGCAGCAGCAGTGGTACTTCAGCGCTGTCCTCGACGCAACCGCGCATTTCAGCGATAAACGTCTCGATCCGCAGCGAATCCGGCTCCGCGAGGAGATGAGTCGGTTCGACGAGCTTCTGGCTGAGCGGGGGTAA
- a CDS encoding efflux RND transporter permease subunit has product MTITNLAIGNRIAVIVLTLVLVIGGLLAYVNIPKEAEPEIEFATIVVTTIYPGASPDDIESIITQEIEREVVSVDGIDDLRSTSSEGVSTVVIEFTPDVDVDDAEIDVREAVDRAKVEFPSEVEEPIVSEIDTSEFPVITINLAADYSLAQLRDVAEDLQDEVESVPGILDVDLIGGLTREVQVNVDLAALQGYNLTFNDVIETIQGENTNIPGGSVDVSRLNYLVRVDGEFDTPEEIESLVIDAPGGRPIYVRDVAEARMGFKDRDSFARLQVLRTEVEDGEYVLNDDPQNLNVVSLSVKKRPGTNIIEVVDRVRETVAEFPMPGGTEITFTGDSSENVETLVSDLENNIISGLIFVVLVLLFFLGVRNATLVGLAIPFSMFLSFVIFAVMGQTLNFIILFSLIIALGMMVDNAVVIIENIYRYREMGYDRWEAARLGTGEVGMAVAASTATTVAAFAPMLFWPGIIGRFMSYMPLTLIVVLSASLFVALVINPVVTGYFMRLDGEAKPKRSRQFRIGVTALIVFLGVVIGLANWKTFVFLAVSIPVLYFLHKYFLGPFSLRFQTQTVPRLTERYRVFLSWMLDRDYSVKRAMLRNTLALGSFTVGFLLLIGGAMLGGVSQAASQLLFVPGLALLALGALGIVIHAIETIMLGRMGSVKAGLVFGAVIGTLCAFLWLGGRIESPLIVIELMLLPTVVVVFGLLGALVLGQRTRLLLTDNRARLLTATLASLIAIVAMFQVAPTGVEFFPPNDPNFIQVNVEAPLGTNIDASNAIADETYERIERVLAENADSEANVKTVLTQVGIGGDAQFGGGSASPENSSITMTMKDFADRAEPSTMTLRKIREQLSGIPGTTFEVVKDQNGPPTGKPVNIEIAGENFDQIVVVSQAIKQRLIQGSLEINPETGETYLAGIVDIGDNLDTGRPEFQVDIDRERAAQFGLSTRQIAQTVRAAVNGIEASTFRTGEDEYDITVRLREEDRESLETLRSLTILYEGQQIPLVSVADITVGSGLGNITRLDQERVVTVSGGAAEGVNGNALLATVQGYLAPYVDNEVPPGVTIRYTGESEDQAESFGFLTTALLIGLALITLILLLQFNSVGNTLIIMIATGLSLTGVMLGLILTRTPFGLMTFIGVISLAGIVVNNAIVLIDYIEQLRHKQGKEKQEAVIEGGATRLRPVLLTALTTVIGLVPLTFGLNIDFVGLITDLDPAFQLGSENTQFWGPMGTAIISGLTFSTFLTLVIVPVMYSTFDSIAARFGTSSDEATNTALHTDAALVPAPSRLLPEGDGAGGNGSTVRPTPSAG; this is encoded by the coding sequence ATGACCATCACCAACCTCGCCATCGGGAACCGCATCGCCGTGATCGTGCTCACGCTGGTGCTCGTGATCGGCGGCCTGCTCGCCTACGTCAACATCCCGAAGGAGGCCGAGCCGGAGATCGAGTTCGCTACCATCGTCGTGACGACGATCTACCCCGGCGCGAGCCCCGACGACATCGAGTCGATCATCACGCAGGAGATCGAGCGCGAGGTCGTCTCGGTGGACGGCATCGACGACCTGCGCAGCACCTCGTCGGAGGGCGTCTCGACGGTCGTGATCGAGTTCACGCCGGACGTGGACGTGGACGACGCTGAGATCGACGTGCGTGAGGCGGTAGACCGCGCCAAGGTCGAGTTCCCGAGCGAGGTCGAGGAGCCCATCGTCTCCGAGATCGACACGAGCGAGTTCCCGGTCATCACAATCAACCTCGCCGCCGACTACTCGCTCGCCCAGCTCCGCGACGTGGCCGAAGACCTCCAGGACGAGGTCGAGTCGGTGCCCGGTATCCTCGACGTAGACCTGATCGGCGGGCTCACGCGCGAGGTGCAGGTCAACGTCGACCTCGCCGCGCTCCAGGGCTACAACCTCACCTTCAACGACGTCATCGAGACGATCCAGGGCGAGAACACCAACATCCCCGGCGGCTCGGTGGACGTGAGCCGCCTCAACTACCTCGTCCGCGTGGACGGCGAGTTCGACACGCCCGAGGAGATCGAGAGCCTCGTGATCGACGCGCCCGGCGGACGGCCCATCTACGTCCGCGACGTGGCCGAGGCGCGCATGGGCTTCAAGGACCGCGACTCGTTCGCCCGCCTCCAGGTGCTCCGCACGGAGGTCGAGGACGGCGAATACGTCCTCAACGACGACCCGCAGAACCTCAACGTGGTCTCGCTGAGCGTTAAGAAGCGGCCGGGCACCAACATCATCGAGGTCGTCGACCGCGTCCGCGAGACCGTCGCCGAGTTCCCGATGCCCGGCGGCACCGAGATCACCTTCACGGGCGACTCGTCCGAGAACGTCGAGACGCTCGTGAGCGACCTCGAGAACAACATCATCTCGGGCCTCATCTTCGTGGTGCTGGTGCTGCTGTTCTTCCTCGGCGTGCGCAACGCGACGCTCGTGGGCCTCGCCATCCCGTTCTCGATGTTCCTGAGCTTCGTCATCTTCGCGGTGATGGGGCAGACGCTCAACTTCATCATCCTGTTCAGCCTCATCATCGCGCTGGGCATGATGGTGGATAACGCGGTCGTGATCATCGAGAACATCTACCGCTACCGGGAGATGGGCTACGACCGCTGGGAAGCCGCGCGCCTCGGCACGGGCGAGGTCGGCATGGCCGTCGCGGCGTCCACAGCGACGACGGTGGCCGCGTTCGCACCGATGCTCTTCTGGCCGGGCATCATCGGGCGGTTTATGAGCTACATGCCGCTCACGCTCATCGTGGTGCTCTCGGCGAGCCTCTTCGTAGCGCTCGTCATCAACCCCGTCGTGACGGGCTACTTCATGCGCCTCGACGGCGAGGCGAAGCCCAAACGCAGCCGCCAGTTCCGGATCGGCGTGACGGCGCTGATCGTCTTCCTCGGGGTCGTGATCGGGCTTGCCAACTGGAAGACCTTCGTCTTCCTCGCCGTGTCGATCCCGGTGCTCTACTTCCTCCACAAGTACTTCCTCGGCCCGTTCTCGCTGCGCTTCCAGACCCAGACGGTGCCGCGTCTCACGGAGCGCTACCGCGTCTTCCTCAGCTGGATGCTCGACCGCGACTACAGCGTCAAGCGGGCGATGCTCCGCAACACGCTCGCGCTCGGCAGCTTCACCGTCGGCTTCCTACTGCTCATCGGCGGCGCGATGCTCGGCGGTGTAAGCCAGGCGGCCTCGCAGTTGCTCTTCGTCCCCGGTCTGGCGCTGCTCGCCCTGGGCGCGCTCGGCATCGTGATCCATGCCATCGAGACGATCATGCTCGGGCGGATGGGCTCGGTCAAAGCGGGCCTCGTCTTCGGTGCGGTAATCGGGACCTTGTGCGCGTTCCTGTGGCTCGGCGGGCGCATCGAGTCGCCGCTCATTGTCATTGAATTGATGCTGCTCCCGACGGTGGTCGTGGTGTTTGGCTTGCTCGGAGCGCTCGTGCTCGGCCAGCGGACGCGGCTCCTTCTCACCGACAACCGCGCGCGGCTGCTCACGGCCACGCTCGCCTCGCTCATCGCCATCGTCGCGATGTTCCAGGTCGCGCCGACGGGCGTGGAGTTCTTCCCGCCGAACGACCCGAACTTCATTCAGGTCAACGTCGAGGCTCCGCTCGGGACCAACATCGACGCGTCCAACGCCATCGCGGACGAGACGTACGAGCGCATCGAGCGCGTGCTCGCCGAGAACGCCGACAGCGAGGCGAACGTCAAGACCGTACTCACGCAGGTGGGTATTGGCGGCGATGCCCAGTTCGGAGGCGGCTCTGCGAGTCCCGAAAACAGCTCGATCACGATGACGATGAAGGACTTCGCCGACCGCGCGGAGCCCAGCACGATGACGCTGCGCAAGATCCGCGAGCAACTCAGCGGCATCCCGGGCACCACGTTCGAGGTCGTGAAGGACCAGAACGGCCCGCCGACGGGCAAGCCGGTCAACATCGAGATTGCAGGCGAGAACTTCGACCAGATCGTGGTGGTCTCGCAGGCGATCAAGCAGCGCCTCATCCAGGGCTCGCTGGAGATCAACCCGGAGACGGGCGAGACCTACCTCGCGGGCATCGTCGACATCGGCGACAACCTCGACACGGGCCGGCCTGAGTTTCAGGTGGACATCGACCGCGAGCGCGCGGCGCAGTTCGGCCTCTCGACGCGGCAGATCGCGCAGACCGTCCGCGCCGCCGTCAACGGCATCGAGGCGAGCACCTTCCGCACGGGCGAGGACGAGTACGACATCACCGTCCGCCTCCGCGAGGAGGACCGCGAAAGCCTGGAGACGCTCCGCAGCCTGACGATCCTCTACGAGGGCCAGCAGATCCCGCTCGTCTCCGTCGCCGACATCACCGTGGGCAGCGGCCTCGGCAACATCACCCGCCTCGACCAGGAGCGTGTGGTGACTGTCTCTGGCGGAGCCGCGGAGGGCGTCAACGGCAACGCGCTGCTCGCTACCGTGCAGGGCTACCTCGCGCCGTACGTCGACAACGAGGTACCGCCGGGTGTCACGATCCGCTACACGGGTGAGAGTGAGGACCAGGCGGAGAGCTTCGGCTTCCTCACGACGGCGCTGCTCATTGGCCTCGCGCTCATCACGCTGATCCTGCTCCTGCAGTTCAACTCGGTCGGCAACACGCTCATCATTATGATCGCGACGGGCCTCTCGCTCACCGGCGTGATGCTTGGGCTAATCCTCACGCGGACGCCGTTCGGCCTGATGACGTTCATCGGTGTGATCTCGCTCGCAGGCATCGTCGTGAACAACGCGATCGTGTTGATCGACTACATCGAACAGCTGAGACACAAGCAGGGCAAGGAGAAGCAGGAGGCCGTCATCGAGGGCGGCGCGACGCGCCTCCGCCCGGTGCTCCTGACGGCGCTTACGACGGTAATCGGCCTCGTCCCGCTCACGTTCGGCCTCAACATCGACTTCGTGGGCCTCATCACCGACCTCGACCCGGCCTTCCAACTCGGCTCGGAGAACACGCAGTTCTGGGGGCCGATGGGCACGGCGATCATCTCGGGCCTGACGTTCTCGACGTTCCTGACACTTGTGATCGTGCCGGTGATGTACTCCACGTTCGACTCCATCGCGGCGCGCTTCGGCACGTCCTCCGACGAGGCGACGAACACGGCGCTCCACACCGACGCCGCGCTCGTCCCGGCCCCGTCGCGCCTGCTTCCCGAAGGCGACGGCGCAGGTGGCAACGGCTCCACGGTCCGCCCGACGCCGAGCGCAGGCTAG